Proteins encoded together in one Camelina sativa cultivar DH55 chromosome 9, Cs, whole genome shotgun sequence window:
- the LOC104710863 gene encoding zinc finger CCHC domain-containing protein 7-like (The sequence of the model RefSeq protein was modified relative to this genomic sequence to represent the inferred CDS: added 99 bases not found in genome assembly) produces the protein MPKHKDEKFVFDDGEDEEERDVDDDEEANEDLSLKILEKALSRRDVGNKVDSDLSDSGVVSTVMVNGGTSKVKKDSESSKKKKKKIKRNKLEAANEIPIVWKDQDEEKKVVEDVVKGEGEDEHEHDEVERSAEPKDGEPSSNLVLKKLLRGARYFDPPDAGWMSCYSCGEQGHITVNCPTPTKRRKPCFICGSLEHGARQCSKGHDCYICKKSGHRAKDCPNKYKSGSKGALCLRCGDFGHDMILCTYDYSQEDLKDIQCYVCKNFGHLCCVEPGNSPSWAVSCYRCGQLGHTGLACGRHYDESNENDSVSPSCFKCGGEGHLKRDCPNSSSVSFSQRRDSPSVCFNCDRVGHFARECPISSQRDRDTSTTSHKSRKKNKENSEHKSTPYESNGKTKKHKKSHKEEQSQTSPRKRKHRGGWTAEEPEEEPFQRGKMSRPKSPITPSGYNLRPSSRHRGNDYRSPRFSSGGHRSGPSPSRWQPYQNHSYEPAPSRHGRSHYNGEYAWSYER, from the exons ATGCCGAAGCATAAAgatgaaaaatttgtttttgatgacggcgaagacgaggaagagagagatgTCGACGATGATGAAGAGGCTAATGAAGATCTGAGCTTGAAGATATTAGAGAAGGCTTTATCGAGGCGTGATGTTGGGAACAAGGTTGATTCGGATCTCTCTGATTCTGGTGTAGTTAGTACTGTGATGGTTAATGGAGGAACGTCTAAGGTTAAAAAGGACTCTGAGAgtagtaagaagaagaagaagaagattaagagAAATAAGTTAGAAGCTGCTAACGAAATT CCTATTGTTTGGAAAGACCaagatgaggagaagaaggtggTGGAGGATGTAGTAAAAGGTGAAGGTGAAGATGAACATGAACATGATGAGGTTGAGAGATCTGCTGAACCAAAAGATGGAGAACCATCTAgcaatttggttttgaaaaagCTTCTT AAGCGTAGGAAGCCTTGCTTTATATGTGGGAGTTTGGAACATGGTGCAAGGCAATGTTCAAAG GGACATGATTGTTACATATGCAAAAAAAGTGGACACCGAGCTAAAGATTGTCCGAATAAGTACAAAAGCGGGTCTAAAGGAGCTCTATGTTTAAGATGTGGAGACTTTGGACATGACATGATTTTGTGCACGTATGACTACTCTCAGGAAGATTTGAag GATATACAATGCTATGTCTGTAAAAACTTTGGCCATCTATGTTGTGTGGAACCTGGTAATTCACCGTCATGGGCTGTATCTTGCTACAGATGTGGTCAACTGGGTCATACTGGACTG GCATGTGGTAGACACTATGATGAAAGCAACGAAAATGATTCTGTCAGTCCATCATGCTTTAAGTGTGGGGGAGAAGGGCATTTGAAGCGCGACTGCCCTAACTCTTCCAGTGTGAGCTTTTCACAGAGAAGAGATTCACCAAGTGTATGCTTCAATTGTGATAGAGTAGGACATTTCGCTCGTGAATGCCCCATTTCCTCCCAG AGGGACCGTGATACATCTACAACATCGCATAAATCTcgcaagaaaaataaagagaactCGGAACACAAATCTACTCCCTATGAATCCAATGGGAAGACTAAGAAGCATAAAAAATCGCATAAAGAAGAACAGTCCCAGACTTCACCACGGAAACGAAAACACCGAGGCGGTTGGACCGCAGAGGAACCAGAAGAAGAACCTTTCCAAAGAGGAAAGATGAGTAGGCCAAAGTCTCCCATTACACCATCGGGATATAACCTTAGGCCATCCAGTAGACATAGAGGTAATGACTATAGATCTCCAAGATTCAGTTCTGGTGGGCATCGCTCGGGTCCTTCACCATCAAGGTGGCAACCTTATCAGAATCACAGTTATGAACCTGCACCATCAAGGCATGGCAGATCTCACTACAATGGAGAGTATGCATGGAGCTATGAACGGTAG
- the LOC104710862 gene encoding uncharacterized protein LOC104710862, whose amino-acid sequence MEFALASSSFLGTQVVPGTLFRRRARVVPLRVTASGRSYNRSRNDKVYTRLDSCLVIPPPPRFKKPRAIVKFLGGAFVGAVPELTYSYLKELLAKEGYLIVSVPYNVTFDHEQAAKQVYERFNSCLDTIVSSGVPTSNLNPQDLADLPVFSVGHSNGALLQVLTGSYFAEKIPKVNAIISFNNKSATEAVPYFEQLGPLIQQMMPVVEASPVYEMARNASGDVLKLLLDTAGTTFLNNDQEALKSFTNLVDQLPSVFGEVGQGVSEFRPSPLENRNCFKCSYNVPHTLLVQFNSDAIDETDLLEETLRPRIEYIGGTLEKVRLNGNHLTPCVQDPKWQIGSLYTPADAVAQALKTIPLSETRVLSKTIVDWFRQFEN is encoded by the exons ATGGAGTTTGCTTTAGCCAGTTCGAGTTTCCTGGGTACTCAAGTGGTTCCGGGGACTCTGTTTCGCAGACGAGCTCGAGTCGTGCCTCTCAGAGTCACTGCGAGTGGAAGAAGTTACAATCGCAGCAGAAACGATAAGGTTTACACGAGGCTTGACTCTTGTCTGGTCATCCCTCCTCCTCCTAGATTCAAGAAACCGCGTGCCATTGTTAAATTCTTGGGAGGTGCTTTCGTCGGAGCTGTACCTGAACTCACCTATAG TTACCTCAAGGAGCTACTGGCAAAGGAAGGGTATTTAATAGTATCAGTGCCGTACAATGTTACATTTGATCATGAACAAGCTGCTAAGCAGGTTTATGAAAGGTTCAATTCCTGCTTGGACACGATTGTCTCATCTGGAGTTCCAACTTCAAACTTGAATCCTCAAGATCTAGCTGACCTTCCTGTTTTCTCAGTTGGTCACAG TAATGGTGCACTGCTACAAGTTTTGACCGGAAGTTATTTTGCTGAGAAGATACCAAAG GTTAATGCCATCATTTCATTCAACAATAAATCAGCGACAGAGGCCGTTCCATATTTTGAGCAG CTTGGTCCTCTCATCCAGCAGATGATGCCAGTCGTGGAAGCTTCTCCAGTATATGAAATGGCTCGAAATGCTTCAG GTGATGTGCTGAAACTTTTACTTGACACAGCTGGGACAACGTTTCTAAATAACGATCAAGAAGCTCTGAAGTCATTTACTAATTTGGTGGATCAGTTGCCCTCAGTATTTGGTGAG GTTGGACAAGGGGTGTCTGAATTTCGACCGTCACCACTTGAGAATCGCAATTGTTTCAAGTGCTCCTACAATGTTCCTCACACTTTACTG GTACAATTCAACTCGGATGCAATCGATGAGACTGATTTGCTTGAAGAAACCCTTAGGCCTCGGATAGAATATATTGGTGGTACACTTGAAAAGGTCCGGCTGAATGGAAACCATCTCACACCTTGCGTACAG GACCCAAAATGGCAGATTGGGTCTCTCTACACACCTGCAGATGCTGTGGCTCAGGCGCTAAAGACCATTCCTCTTAGCGAAACTCGAGTTCTTTCGAAAACTATCGTCGACTGGTTTAGACAGTTTGAGAATTGA
- the LOC104710860 gene encoding protein FATTY ACID EXPORT 2, chloroplastic, translating to MADLVLSSSAQSSLLHVRPNLFLLNSSVASPIRSVRFLNRNGFHPLAFASGHRRLPLGAVVPSDSKKTITGTITANCVASGVKAVEVEPTIDYGGGGGIGGDKFGGGGGGRGDGNDDEGDSDEEESDGKKNTPLSMSQKLTLGYAFLVGVGGLMGYLKSGSQKSLLAGGLSAAVLMYVFTQLPTKPVLASTIGVVMAGALTWVMGTRYIGSKKIFPAGVVSIMSFIMTGGYIHGIMRSLH from the exons ATGGCGGATTTGGTTTTGAGTTCCTCTGCACAGTCCTCTCTCCTTCACGTCAGACCCAATCTCTTCCTACTCAATAGCTCCGTGGCTTCGCCGATCCGAAGCGTAAGATTCCTCAATCGCAACGGTTTTCATCCTCTGGCGTTCGCATCTGGTCATCGACGACTTCCTCTTGGTGCTGTAGTTCCCTCTGACTCGAAGAAGACGATCACCGGTACGATTACTGCTAACTGCGTTGCTTCGGGAGTCAAAGCTGTTGAAGTTGAGCCTACAATCGATTacggaggtggtggtggaatTGGAGGTGATAAATTtggtggcggcggtggtggaCGCGGCGATGGAAATGACGACGAAGGAGATAGTGATGAGGAGGAGAGTGATGGGAAGAAGAATACGCCTTTGTCAATGTCGCAGAAGTTGACTCTTGGTTACGCTTTTCTTGTCGGAG TTGGTGGACTGATGGGTTATCTGAAGAGTGGTAGCCAGAAATCACTCCTTGCAGGTGGACTGTCAGCTGCTGTTCTGATGTATGTATTCACACAGCTCCCAACAAAACCAGTTCTTGCATCAACTATTGGCGTAG TGATGGCGGGTGCATTAACGTGGGTGATGGGAACCCGATACATAGGATCGAAGAAGATATTTCCGGCTGGAGTCGTGTCAATCATGTCTTTCATCATGACCGGAGGATACATACACGGTATCATGCGCAGCCTTCACTAA